A window of the Sabethes cyaneus chromosome 1, idSabCyanKW18_F2, whole genome shotgun sequence genome harbors these coding sequences:
- the LOC128746048 gene encoding patj homolog, which yields MVLSTEWSQVEIIDLINDGNGLGFMLVGGRSTGVVIKALIPGSVAERDGRLQSGDHVLQIGDVNLRGFSSEQVATVLRQTGQQVRLIVARPVEPTSPDYQALASHAPIIPTKMLTDPEELDRTLLQTAGYTSGAFLQSPVEESEELCPTHIEVVAVNNTINIDTNSLALISPSSISIPQVLSQPLLSIAQQQQLPPPPLPPPDPQDYIDLPETPETETYDVELRKNVYGLGITVAGYVCEEEDLSGIFVKSIIEGSAAEMSGKIQINDRIVAVDGKSLSGVTNHQAVEILRNTDIAVRLSLERFLRGRKYEHLQVALIDTNSTNAQTPTNTQMSQFSSHRCSIVQSPSVTTLSICLAKSDADSMVTECGECGIEPEMESATTYDSNVFLLENGDCSENGLYENGTVIAAMAASTAATPMKEHVDLVLDMQGETLRSASQFATPVVEVNPVIEMWQRQLPGSQVIFADIHKLSGLGISLEGTVEVEGGVEVRPHHYIRSILEDGPVGRDGTLKPGDELLQVNEHRLQGLKHIEVVKILKELPAKVRVICARGTTAPTVINTSQNAEAFEARSLLAGGLQSLQSLQGILTKAQSESSLYTSSTATLTDQQRSKSVEQVSGLALWTNEVIYCDIEKTERGFGFSILDYQDPLDTEGTVIVVRGLIPGGSAEATNFIFPGDRLVSVNEHSLQGATLDLAVSILKGIPLGTARIGLCRPLSTSDNNLSSTPETPTT from the coding sequence ATGGTCCTAAGCACCGAGTGGTCCCAGGTGGAAATTATTGATCTCATCAATGATGGTAATGGACTTGGATTCATGTTGGTCGGAGGCCGCAGTACCGGTGTCGTTATAAAAGCACTTATACCCGGTTCGGTGGCAGAGCGGGACGGCCGGTTGCAGAGCGGTGATCATGTTCTGCAGATTGGCGACGTTAATCTTAGAGGCTTCAGTTCTGAACAAGTGGCCACCGTATTACGCCAAACCGGTCAACAGGTACGTCTGATAGTGGCTCGTCCGGTGGAGCCAACTTCACCGGACTATCAAGCTCTAGCTAGCCATGCGCCTATTATACCCACCAAAATGTTGACTGACCCGGAGGAGTTGGATCGAACACTACTACAAACGGCTGGCTATACTTCGGGAGCTTTTCTTCAATCACCGGTTGAAGAATCCGAAGAACTGTGTCCTACCCACATCGAAGTGGTTGCGGTGAACAATACAATAAATATAGATACTAACAGTCTAGCCTTGATATCGCCCTCCTCGATTTCGATTCCACAAGTACTTAGTCAGCCTCTACTTAGCATTGCTCAACAACAGCAACTTCCACCACCACCATTACCACCTCCGGATCCTCAGGACTATATCGATTTACCAGAAACACCCGAAACAGAAACGTACGACGTGGAACTGCGGAAAAACGTTTACGGGTTGGGAATAACCGTGGCCGGATATGTGTGTGAAGAGGAAGATCTCTCGGGAATCTTCGTGAAAAGTATTATCGAAGGTAGTGCTGCTGAAATGAGTGGAAAGATTCAGATTAATGACCGTATAGTGGCTGTGGATGGCAAATCGTTAAGTGGGGTAACCAATCACCAAGCAGTTGAAATATTGCGGAATACGGACATTGCGGTACGGTTATCTCTAGAAAGATTCCTCAGAGGCAGGAAGTATGAGCACCTGCAAGTGGCACTGATCGATACAAACTCTACAAATGCGCAAACGCCAACAAATACACAGATGTCGCAATTTAGTTCCCACAGATGCTCGATCGTACAATCGCCTTCTGTAACGACGCTGTCCATTTGCTTAGCTAAGTCAGATGCCGATTCTATGGTAACAGAATGCGGAGAATGCGGTATCGAACCGGAAATGGAGTCAGCGACTACTTACGATTCGAATGTGTTTTTGCTAGAAAATGGGGATTGCAGTGAGAATGGATTGTATGAAAATGGAACGGTAATCGCGGCAATGGCAGCATCAACAGCTGCTACACCGATGAAAGAACATGTTGACCTAGTACTTGATATGCAAGGAGAAACTCTGCGAAGTGCATCTCAGTTTGCAACTCCAGTTGTGGAAGTGAATCCAGTGATTGAAATGTGGCAGAGACAGCTCCCGGGCAGTCAAGTGATATTTGCTGATATTCACAAGCTTTCCGGATTGGGCATAAGTCTAGAGGGAACAGTTGAAGTGGAGGGTGGGGTTGAGGTTCGTCCTCATCATTACATCCGATCGATTCTCGAAGATGGCCCGGTTGGGCGAGACGGAACCCTGAAACCAGGTGATGAGTTGCTCCAAGTTAACGAACACCGTTTGCAAGGTTTAAAACATATCGAAGTGGTGAAGATCCTAAAGGAACTGCCTGCAAAGGTAAGAGTGATCTGTGCCCGTGGTACTACCGCTCCAACTGTGATTAATACTTCTCAAAATGCGGAAGCTTTCGAGGCGCGCAGTCTTCTAGCTGGTGGTCTCCAAAGTTTACAGAGCTTGCAAGGTATTTTGACGAAAGCTCAATCCGAGAGCTCGCTGTACACATCCAGTACGGCAACTCTAACTGACCAGCAGCGCTCCAAATCCGTGGAGCAGGTGTCTGGTCTAGCATTATGGACCAACGAGGTAATATACTGTGATATCGAGAAAACGGAGCGCGGTTTCGGATTCTCGATATTGGATTACCAGGACCCGCTGGATACAGAGGGAACTGTGATAGTTGTTCGTGGACTGATACCGGGTGGCTCGGCCGAAGCTACTAATTTCATTTTCCCTGGCGACCGTTTAGTGTCGGTGAACGAACACAGCCTGCAGGGGGCGACACTCGATCTGGCGGTGAGTATACTGAAAGGTATCCCTCTGGGGACAGCTCGCATCGGACTTTGCCGACCGTTGTCGACATCGGATAACAATCTGTCATCCACACCGGAAACGCCTACAACATAA